In a single window of the Klebsiella electrica genome:
- a CDS encoding transglycosylase SLT domain-containing protein — MKGVAFGIILSLIPLSSMAADCFDMAGRDYKIDPDLLRAISWQESRFKIDAIGRNPVTGYGSGLMQIDSQHFNELSRYGIKPDHLLSDACLNIYTGAYYLAQAFKKWGVSWDAVGAYNAGFKKTPRQAARRYEYAKKIHYYYTAIKASKRTSSKDQKIAMN, encoded by the coding sequence ATGAAGGGAGTAGCGTTTGGTATCATCCTGTCTTTAATACCATTGTCATCAATGGCAGCAGACTGCTTTGATATGGCTGGCAGGGATTACAAAATTGATCCGGATCTCCTGCGTGCTATATCATGGCAAGAATCACGATTTAAAATTGATGCGATTGGGCGTAATCCTGTTACGGGTTATGGATCAGGCTTGATGCAAATTGACTCGCAGCATTTCAACGAACTGTCGCGATATGGAATAAAACCGGATCATCTTCTTAGCGATGCTTGTCTTAACATCTACACCGGAGCCTATTATCTGGCTCAGGCGTTTAAAAAGTGGGGCGTTTCGTGGGATGCAGTCGGGGCATACAATGCAGGCTTCAAAAAGACCCCGCGCCAGGCAGCAAGACGTTACGAGTATGCGAAGAAGATCCATTACTACTACACGGCTATCAAAGCAAGCAAACGAACTTCTTCTAAAGATCAGAAAATCGCCATGAACTAA
- a CDS encoding DUF5983 family protein, translating into MVGILMFEFKAVCISISHMEEGDIRVLQVLSSTTNYLTCDSYLEWIHDTPYGCVIRMYDFKRHLLALKRGGVSKFLRKNLILMHREGGYLLFHFDSDADYYPGIDAVDF; encoded by the coding sequence ATGGTGGGAATACTTATGTTTGAATTTAAAGCTGTCTGTATCAGTATTTCACATATGGAAGAAGGTGATATCAGAGTTCTTCAGGTGCTTTCATCAACAACCAATTATCTAACTTGCGATAGTTACTTAGAGTGGATACATGATACACCTTATGGTTGTGTTATAAGGATGTATGATTTCAAACGCCATCTTCTGGCGCTAAAAAGAGGTGGGGTGTCAAAATTTTTACGCAAAAATCTCATACTAATGCACCGGGAGGGCGGGTATCTGCTTTTTCATTTTGATAGTGATGCCGATTATTATCCAGGTATAGATGCCGTAGATTTTTAA
- a CDS encoding IS110 family RNA-guided transposase has protein sequence MNVKTIGIDLAKNVFQIHGVDEHGKRLFNKQLRRAQMASFFANIPPCLIGMEACASAHFWANKLISMGHNVKLMAPQFVKPYVKTNKHDAADAEAICEAVTRPNMRFVPVKTAEQQAVLALHRSRQSFIKQRTAQANQIRGLLAEFGIVVPRGIQQLQRRLPELVEDADNPLPVLFRTQLSLLQHHMAYLFDVIATLDKQIEQCYRQNALCQRIGKIPGIGPVTASALIATIGKANNFENGRQLAAWLGLVPRQHSSGGKQVLLGISKRGDTYLRTLLIHGARAVLQSAKHKQDAVSSWANQLMARRNNNIASVALANKNARTVWALLAKEREYCAPIISA, from the coding sequence ATGAACGTTAAAACTATTGGAATCGATTTGGCAAAAAACGTTTTCCAGATCCATGGGGTTGACGAGCACGGAAAACGGTTGTTCAACAAACAACTCAGACGGGCACAAATGGCCTCCTTTTTTGCCAACATCCCACCCTGTTTGATCGGCATGGAGGCCTGTGCATCTGCTCATTTCTGGGCCAATAAACTGATATCGATGGGCCATAATGTCAAACTGATGGCCCCTCAGTTCGTCAAACCCTATGTTAAAACCAATAAGCATGATGCTGCAGACGCTGAAGCTATTTGTGAAGCCGTCACTCGACCTAACATGCGGTTCGTGCCGGTCAAAACCGCTGAGCAGCAAGCCGTATTGGCACTTCACCGGAGTCGTCAGAGCTTCATCAAACAGCGAACCGCACAAGCCAATCAAATCAGGGGGTTATTGGCCGAATTTGGCATTGTCGTCCCCCGAGGTATCCAGCAGCTACAGCGACGATTACCTGAGCTCGTGGAAGATGCGGATAACCCGTTACCCGTCCTGTTTCGTACACAGCTGAGTCTACTACAGCACCACATGGCGTACCTGTTCGATGTCATCGCTACACTCGACAAGCAGATTGAGCAGTGCTATCGGCAAAATGCTCTCTGCCAGCGTATCGGCAAGATCCCTGGTATTGGCCCTGTTACCGCCAGCGCGCTGATTGCGACCATTGGTAAAGCCAACAATTTCGAGAATGGCCGACAACTGGCTGCCTGGCTCGGATTGGTTCCACGTCAGCACTCCAGTGGGGGTAAACAAGTCCTGCTCGGGATAAGCAAGCGAGGTGATACCTATTTGAGGACCTTGCTTATCCATGGTGCCAGGGCGGTATTGCAGTCGGCCAAACATAAACAGGATGCCGTATCGAGCTGGGCTAACCAGCTAATGGCGCGCCGGAATAACAACATTGCCTCGGTAGCATTGGCTAACAAGAATGCGCGGACTGTGTGGGCGCTCCTGGCCAAAGAGCGGGAGTATTGTGCACCAATAATAAGCGCTTAA
- a CDS encoding TraY domain-containing protein has translation MSKRYTSTGNKNIVSVYLDDDTHALLVSAKNRSGRTKSTEVAMRLKDHLRRFPNYIFSELREEGES, from the coding sequence GTGTCAAAGCGTTATACCAGCACTGGAAATAAGAATATTGTTTCCGTTTACCTTGATGACGACACTCATGCACTTTTAGTTAGCGCAAAGAACCGTAGTGGCAGAACTAAATCAACCGAGGTCGCGATGCGTCTCAAAGATCATCTGAGGCGCTTTCCAAACTATATCTTTTCTGAACTGCGAGAGGAGGGTGAAAGTTAA
- the traE gene encoding type IV conjugative transfer system protein TraE: MEHGARQNTTRVIAVGFISLGTLLTLSLATNIIQGINNYRLQTEQKVAVTPMLFRAPFAVSQNQADASYIEQLGLSFVALRLNVTPETVDAQHQQLLRYVLPASQNSLKVQLAEDAKRIKDNNVNSTFYMTSMRAWPAENRVDIRGELKTWIGDSKPYSEIKSYVIQFSRVDGVSWLARFGEINNEKN, from the coding sequence ATGGAACATGGTGCCAGACAAAATACCACCCGCGTTATCGCTGTGGGATTTATCAGTCTGGGGACACTCCTGACCCTCAGTCTTGCGACCAATATTATCCAGGGCATAAATAATTACCGTCTGCAGACGGAACAGAAAGTGGCGGTGACACCGATGTTATTCCGTGCACCCTTTGCGGTGTCTCAGAACCAGGCTGACGCCTCTTATATTGAGCAGCTGGGCCTGTCCTTTGTTGCCCTGCGTCTGAATGTCACGCCGGAAACGGTTGATGCCCAGCATCAGCAGCTTCTCCGGTATGTATTACCCGCCTCGCAGAACAGCCTCAAGGTCCAGCTGGCTGAAGATGCGAAACGCATTAAAGACAATAACGTTAATTCCACCTTTTATATGACGTCGATGCGTGCCTGGCCGGCAGAGAACCGCGTGGATATCCGGGGTGAGCTGAAAACGTGGATTGGGGATTCCAAACCCTACAGTGAAATTAAAAGCTATGTCATTCAGTTCAGTCGTGTCGATGGTGTCAGCTGGCTGGCGCGTTTTGGAGAAATAAATAATGAAAAAAATTAA
- a CDS encoding DUF932 domain-containing protein yields the protein MRLASRFGLTHSIRQERPLTNDELVKVVPSVFSEEKHNSRSDRYTYIPTITLLDKLREEGFQPFFACQSRVRDEDKRGHTKHMVRLRREGANKGTEVPEIILLNSHDGSSSYQMIPGMFRFVCTNGLVCGTSFGEIRVPHKGDIVGRVIEGAYEVLGIFDKITEGVDVMKSITLTKEEQRLFGQAALTYRYEDENKSPVSIEQIIHPRRYEDKKDDIWTTYQRVQENLIKGGLPGRTEKGKRTTTRPVKAIDGDVKLNKALWLIAEKFRTLKG from the coding sequence ATGCGTTTAGCATCCCGATTTGGACTTACTCATTCCATTCGTCAGGAACGCCCACTGACTAACGATGAATTAGTCAAGGTTGTACCTTCTGTGTTTTCAGAAGAAAAGCATAATTCACGTAGTGATCGCTATACCTATATTCCAACCATTACACTGCTGGATAAATTACGTGAAGAAGGTTTCCAGCCATTTTTTGCCTGTCAGTCACGAGTAAGGGATGAGGATAAACGGGGGCATACTAAGCATATGGTAAGACTTCGCCGTGAAGGGGCCAATAAAGGAACAGAAGTACCCGAAATCATTCTTCTTAACTCGCATGATGGATCGTCCAGTTATCAAATGATCCCGGGTATGTTCCGTTTTGTATGCACAAATGGCCTTGTGTGCGGTACGTCGTTTGGTGAGATTCGTGTACCTCATAAAGGTGATATTGTGGGAAGGGTTATCGAAGGTGCTTACGAAGTTCTGGGAATTTTCGATAAAATAACTGAAGGCGTTGATGTCATGAAGTCTATTACATTAACCAAGGAAGAACAGCGTCTGTTTGGACAAGCTGCATTAACCTACCGATATGAAGATGAAAATAAATCTCCGGTCAGTATTGAACAGATAATTCATCCGCGCCGTTATGAAGATAAAAAAGATGACATCTGGACTACATATCAAAGGGTCCAGGAAAATCTGATTAAAGGCGGTTTGCCTGGCCGAACTGAAAAAGGGAAAAGAACAACAACCCGGCCAGTAAAAGCAATCGATGGTGATGTTAAACTCAATAAGGCATTGTGGTTAATTGCGGAGAAATTCCGCACTCTTAAAGGCTAA
- a CDS encoding IS30-like element ISAs2 family transposase, producing MSYQQLTEGQRYQLSVLRAQGMSILATARAIGVHRSTLYRELRRNAGPQGYQPDNAHQHATHRRASAAKSRLSADVIQFVELTLAWWWSPEQISAVGKQIGLMVSHEWIYRHVAADKARGGQLYRHLRQGHKRYRKGASSLRSPIKEARSIDERPAIVDSRERLGDWEADTVLGKQGTGALVTLVERKSRLYLVKRVASKQAGVVRDAIIEMLTPYIEQVHTITFDNGGEFAEHKAIEEALGAETYFAHPYSSWERGLNENSNGLLRQFIPKGTDLREVTDEDVRRAEQWLNLRPRKCLGFRQPVKVFEEYRQAA from the coding sequence ATGAGCTATCAGCAGTTGACCGAGGGGCAACGATACCAGTTATCGGTGCTTCGCGCACAGGGGATGTCCATCCTTGCCACCGCACGCGCCATTGGCGTTCATCGCTCCACCCTCTACCGGGAGCTGCGTCGTAACGCCGGGCCGCAGGGCTACCAGCCAGACAATGCGCATCAGCACGCCACCCACCGACGGGCCAGTGCGGCCAAATCTCGGCTATCTGCCGATGTCATCCAGTTTGTCGAGCTGACACTCGCCTGGTGGTGGAGCCCGGAGCAGATAAGCGCGGTGGGCAAGCAGATAGGCCTCATGGTGAGTCACGAGTGGATATACCGCCATGTGGCCGCCGACAAAGCCCGGGGTGGCCAGTTGTACCGCCATCTGCGCCAGGGCCACAAGCGCTACCGCAAGGGGGCGAGCAGCCTGCGTTCTCCCATCAAGGAAGCCCGCTCTATTGATGAACGGCCGGCTATCGTCGATAGCCGGGAGCGGCTCGGTGATTGGGAGGCGGACACGGTGCTGGGCAAGCAAGGCACAGGTGCACTGGTCACCCTGGTGGAGCGCAAGAGCCGGCTCTATCTGGTCAAGCGGGTCGCGAGCAAACAGGCTGGGGTGGTGCGGGATGCGATAATCGAGATGTTAACGCCCTACATCGAGCAGGTGCATACCATCACCTTTGACAACGGCGGCGAGTTTGCCGAACACAAGGCGATAGAGGAAGCGCTGGGTGCCGAGACTTACTTTGCGCACCCTTACTCTTCGTGGGAGCGCGGTCTGAACGAGAACAGCAATGGGCTGTTGAGGCAGTTTATCCCAAAGGGAACAGACCTGAGAGAGGTCACGGACGAGGATGTCAGGAGAGCGGAGCAGTGGCTCAACCTACGACCTCGGAAATGTCTCGGATTCAGGCAGCCTGTCAAGGTATTCGAAGAGTACCGTCAGGCGGCATAG
- the traL gene encoding type IV conjugative transfer system protein TraL: MTGDELKRYRFPETLTNQSRWFGLYLDELIPSVICLGWGFWTSKFIFGIASAVLVFWGIKKLKKGRGSSWLRDLIYWYLPTSLLKGFFHDVPDSCFRQWIK; the protein is encoded by the coding sequence ATGACGGGAGACGAATTAAAGCGATACCGTTTCCCGGAAACACTGACTAACCAGTCCCGCTGGTTTGGCTTATATCTCGATGAACTTATCCCGTCCGTGATTTGTCTCGGCTGGGGTTTCTGGACCAGCAAGTTCATTTTTGGCATAGCTTCAGCGGTACTGGTTTTCTGGGGTATCAAGAAACTGAAAAAAGGGCGGGGCAGTTCCTGGCTACGCGACCTGATTTACTGGTATCTGCCAACCTCCCTTCTTAAAGGTTTCTTTCATGATGTTCCGGACTCCTGTTTCCGGCAGTGGATTAAATAA
- the traM gene encoding conjugal transfer relaxosome DNA-binding protein TraM: MAKIQVYVNDKVAEKINAIAVQRRAEGAKEKDISYSSIASMLLELGLRVYEAQMERKESGFNQMAFNRALLESMVKTQFTVNKVLGIECLSPHVHGNPRWEWSGLIENIRDDVNAVIEQFFPKVDDTDND, encoded by the coding sequence ATGGCTAAGATCCAAGTTTATGTAAATGACAAAGTTGCAGAGAAAATTAATGCGATAGCAGTTCAGCGTCGTGCTGAAGGTGCGAAAGAGAAAGATATTAGCTATTCAAGTATTGCATCGATGTTGCTTGAGCTTGGTTTGCGTGTCTACGAAGCCCAGATGGAACGCAAAGAATCCGGGTTTAATCAGATGGCATTCAATAGAGCGCTGCTTGAAAGCATGGTTAAAACACAGTTTACTGTGAATAAGGTGCTGGGGATCGAATGTTTGAGTCCTCATGTTCATGGTAACCCAAGATGGGAATGGTCAGGGTTAATAGAAAACATCCGGGATGACGTTAATGCTGTGATAGAGCAATTCTTTCCAAAAGTGGATGACACTGACAATGATTAG
- a CDS encoding ISAs1-like element ISKpn9 family transposase, translating to MAQKSLLDYLESIPDPRNQAKCSHILSEVVFMAICAMMCGFDTWSEITLFAQEREPWFRRWLSLPGGIPSHDTFNRIFATLPPASLKSIFQAWIGDIMGDDKLVGQLAVDGKALRATAKGRGANAVHMVNVWSTELGMCVGQQKVADKSNEITAIPELLQLLELKGCLVSIDAMGTQVKIADTILKKSGDYLLAVKDNQPSLNTEVKEQFQAYWDKNETDVSGHGFTEQFDSEHGRKEHRRCWVLMVDESMPVCQQWKAKTIIAVQAERIENGKGYDFVRFYISSRALDATSALKATRAHWSVENLLHWTLDIAFGEDQLQARAGFAGENLAVIRQWILNMLKQNKSRNLSMANKRRLCCLNEQYLFECMGLFKV from the coding sequence ATGGCCCAGAAGTCTTTGCTCGACTACCTTGAATCAATTCCAGACCCACGCAATCAGGCCAAGTGCTCGCATATCTTGTCAGAGGTTGTTTTCATGGCCATCTGCGCCATGATGTGCGGTTTTGATACTTGGAGCGAGATTACCTTGTTTGCTCAAGAGCGAGAGCCATGGTTCCGGCGCTGGTTGAGCTTGCCTGGCGGCATTCCATCACACGACACATTCAACCGCATTTTTGCCACTCTGCCTCCCGCCAGTCTGAAATCCATTTTTCAAGCGTGGATCGGCGACATCATGGGCGATGATAAGCTGGTTGGCCAACTAGCGGTTGATGGTAAAGCTCTTCGTGCTACCGCTAAAGGGCGAGGTGCCAACGCTGTTCATATGGTCAATGTCTGGTCAACTGAGCTGGGGATGTGTGTTGGCCAGCAAAAAGTCGCTGACAAATCTAACGAGATCACGGCAATACCTGAGCTACTCCAACTTCTTGAATTAAAAGGGTGTTTAGTCAGTATTGATGCGATGGGTACACAGGTAAAAATCGCCGACACCATCCTCAAAAAGTCGGGTGATTACCTGCTTGCAGTGAAAGACAACCAACCTAGCCTCAATACTGAAGTAAAAGAACAGTTCCAAGCGTATTGGGATAAGAATGAAACCGATGTTTCGGGGCACGGCTTTACTGAACAATTTGACTCAGAACATGGGCGAAAAGAGCATCGACGTTGTTGGGTTCTGATGGTTGATGAAAGCATGCCAGTTTGCCAGCAGTGGAAAGCGAAGACGATCATAGCCGTGCAGGCTGAGCGAATTGAAAATGGCAAAGGCTATGATTTCGTGAGATTTTATATAAGTAGCCGAGCGTTGGATGCCACCTCAGCGCTGAAGGCAACCCGAGCGCACTGGTCGGTAGAAAATCTGCTGCACTGGACTTTAGATATTGCGTTCGGAGAGGATCAACTTCAGGCCAGAGCGGGCTTCGCTGGGGAAAACTTAGCGGTCATCAGGCAGTGGATACTGAACATGCTGAAGCAAAACAAATCACGTAATCTAAGCATGGCCAACAAGCGCAGGCTCTGCTGTCTGAATGAACAATATTTGTTCGAATGTATGGGGTTGTTCAAAGTATAA
- the traK gene encoding type-F conjugative transfer system secretin TraK produces the protein MKKINPLFISGCLLLVAPAMSATLSGTLAPTVVPLTNGGQANIAVSNTDPNLFTVPGDRITAINSLDGGLTNQEQTDSGGAILATVSKKPFTFIVETERGLNFSIRAVPRAGSGRTIQLVSELAGTPGPAKAWEESNPYESLLVSLNRAVRQGSVPDEYQSVPVTSEVLQVPAGLRATADRVWVGHHLKVVRYSLDNVSLSARMVRESDFWQPGTRAVMFSTPAGLQTAGGRMQIWVTTSDEGVKR, from the coding sequence ATGAAAAAAATTAACCCGTTATTTATTTCAGGCTGTCTGCTGTTGGTCGCCCCCGCGATGTCCGCGACCCTTAGCGGTACGCTGGCGCCGACAGTGGTCCCCCTCACCAATGGTGGTCAGGCAAATATTGCCGTGAGTAACACCGACCCGAATCTGTTCACAGTACCTGGAGATCGCATCACGGCGATAAACAGCCTGGACGGTGGCCTGACAAACCAGGAGCAGACCGACAGCGGCGGTGCCATTCTGGCGACCGTCAGTAAAAAACCATTCACCTTCATTGTGGAAACCGAACGCGGGCTGAACTTCTCCATTCGTGCCGTGCCCCGTGCGGGCTCAGGCCGGACAATTCAGCTGGTCAGCGAGCTGGCGGGTACCCCCGGTCCGGCAAAAGCCTGGGAAGAGTCGAACCCCTATGAATCGTTACTGGTTTCGCTGAATCGCGCCGTGCGTCAGGGCAGCGTACCCGATGAGTATCAGTCTGTCCCCGTCACTTCTGAAGTGCTGCAGGTGCCGGCTGGTCTGCGCGCCACTGCCGACAGGGTCTGGGTCGGCCACCACCTGAAAGTCGTCCGTTACAGTCTGGACAATGTCTCCCTGTCGGCCCGTATGGTGCGTGAAAGCGATTTCTGGCAGCCCGGAACACGTGCCGTCATGTTCAGTACCCCGGCGGGCCTGCAGACTGCCGGTGGTCGCATGCAGATCTGGGTCACGACGTCAGATGAAGGAGTGAAGCGCTGA